In Sulfurimonas hongkongensis, the following proteins share a genomic window:
- the accA gene encoding acetyl-CoA carboxylase carboxyl transferase subunit alpha, giving the protein MATYLDFEYKIKFIQEDIISARVRHDEIEVEKLQANLDKEVNKTFSNLTPFQQLQLARHIDRPYALDYINMIMRDKYEIHGDRHFRDDAAILCYIGYIGDERAVVIGEQKGRGTKNKIRRNFGMPHPEGYRKALRAAKLAEKFNLPLLMLVDTPGAYPGLGAEERNQSEAIARNLLELSELDTESVSIVIGEGGSGGALAIGVADRFAMMRYSVFSVISPEGCSAILWNDPKKAEAATNAMKITSGDLKKLGLIDDIIDEPLIGAHRDKEAAAAAIADYFLSSVKTLRDMSKEDRLQARYEKLTGIGAYAE; this is encoded by the coding sequence ATGGCAACATATTTAGATTTTGAATATAAGATCAAATTTATTCAAGAAGATATAATCTCTGCTCGTGTTCGTCATGATGAGATCGAAGTAGAGAAACTTCAAGCAAATCTTGATAAGGAAGTTAATAAAACTTTTAGTAATCTAACTCCTTTTCAACAACTCCAGCTTGCTCGTCATATAGATAGACCTTATGCGCTTGACTATATCAACATGATTATGCGCGATAAATATGAGATCCATGGAGATAGACACTTTCGCGATGATGCTGCAATCTTGTGCTATATCGGCTATATCGGTGATGAGAGGGCTGTGGTTATTGGAGAGCAAAAGGGTCGTGGAACTAAAAATAAGATAAGAAGAAACTTTGGTATGCCCCATCCTGAGGGTTACAGAAAAGCTCTTCGTGCTGCAAAGTTAGCGGAGAAGTTTAATCTTCCTCTTTTGATGTTAGTAGATACTCCGGGCGCATATCCAGGTTTGGGTGCAGAAGAGAGAAACCAAAGCGAAGCGATTGCAAGAAATCTTTTAGAGCTTTCAGAACTTGATACCGAGAGTGTCTCTATAGTTATCGGTGAAGGTGGAAGTGGTGGAGCTTTGGCTATCGGTGTTGCTGATAGATTTGCTATGATGCGTTACTCTGTTTTTAGTGTTATCTCGCCTGAGGGCTGCTCTGCAATACTTTGGAATGACCCTAAAAAAGCAGAAGCTGCTACAAACGCTATGAAAATCACAAGTGGAGACCTAAAAAAACTTGGACTTATAGATGACATCATAGATGAGCCACTTATTGGTGCTCATAGAGATAAAGAGGCTGCAGCTGCGGCTATCGCTGATTATTTCTTATCTAGCGTTAAAACACTTAGAGATATGAGTAAAGAGGATAGGCTTCAAGCTAGATATGAAAAACTAACAGGTATCGGCGCTTACGCAGAGTAA